ACCTCAACGTCGTGGGCGCCGATGAGGTAGGTGTCCCGGAGGCGGCGTCCCCGCAGTACGGCGTCGACGTCCGCGGCATCTTGCTGGAGGCGTCAGGCGACTGCCGAGGCGAGTAGTGCAGCGAGGCGGGCCGGCTCGCTGAGCATGGGGTAGTGGCCGGTCGGCAGCGCGATGACGGCCGCGTCGGCCAGCCCGGCGAAGAAGGGGTTCCCCTCCTCGATCATGGCCTGCACCTGCTCCGGAGGAATCGAGCAGGCGATGAGGGTGCACGGCGGCAGCGGCTTGCCGGACAGCCGCAGCGGCTGCGTCATGGTCGCGTACGGATGCGGCGTGGCAAGGCGGCGCAGGCGCGCGAGCTGCGCCTCGTCCAGCCCGGCGAGGTTTACGGGATCCGCGGCCGGATCGAACGGCAGGGGCGGCAGATGCCGGCCGTCGCCGACGAGTGCGGCGGTCCGCTCCCGCTCCTGGGGCGGAAACAGTTCGACGAACGCCGCGCCGCCGGGCGGCGGGCAGCTGTCCACATAGACCACGTGGGCGACCCGGTCGCCCAGCCGGTCGGCCGCCCCGGTGACCGGCGCGCCCGCGTAGCTGTGGGCGACGAGTACCACATCGTGCACTTCCTCGGCCTCGACCAAGGCAGTGATGTCGGTGATGTGGGTCTCCAGGCCGGTGTGGGGGCCGGCGAGGTGCTCCCGCCCGCCACGGTCCAGCACGGGCACGGCGACACGGCCAGACCCGGCTGGTGCTCCTCGTCGTCGAACGCCACGCCCGTAGGCCGAATCCGATCCAACTCGGCGGACAACTCGTCGAGGTCGGTGATCGTGCGGTCGGTGAACCGCCGCAGCTGTCGGCCCATCGCCCGCTCGGCCTGCGGCCCGTACACCGCCTGGCCCAGATGGTGCAGGCGTTCACCGAGCCGGTATCCCGTGCCGTGGCGCTCCACCATGCCGTGCCGTACGTTCCAGGTCTTGTCGGCGGCGGCCCGGTCATCGCGTGCCCTGGCGGCGAGGATGACGGTCATGGGGTTCACCTCAGCTCAAGTGAGTGGGCGTCACTTTCAGTTGACCGCCCCGAAACCTTTACCGGAGCTGGTCGCGGAGCCACTGCAGGCTCCAGGGGACGATCTCCTGGGCCTTCTGCATGGCGCAGTGGGTGGCGTTCGGGACGAGGCGGACGACGGTGTTCGGGCGGGACTCGAGCGGCCTGGAGTCGTCGGCCGGGACGTGCTGGTCCTGGTCTCCGTTGACGTAGAGCAGCGGTACGGGGTCGCTGCCCCAGTCGTCCAGGAGCCCCTGCGTACGCAGTGAGAAGGCGGCCATGGCGGCCTGGAGTTCGGTGAGGCTCGGCTCGGCGTCCAGCCGCAGGGAGTTGCCGAAGATGCCGGGCATGCCGAATCGGAGCCGGGCGGCGGCCCCGGGAGAGAAGGCGGTGTCGATGAGCCCGCCGATGCTCACCGCGGCGTCGACCATCCGGCGCAGCGCCAGCTTGATCGTCCAGTGCCCGCCGAAGCTGAAGCCGACGGTCCCCACCTTGCGCGCCTCGGGAAAGCGGCGGCGCAGCCAGTCCAGGACGTTGCCGACGTACAGCTCTCCGTCGGGTCCGCTGGCTACCGGCGATTCCCCGGTGCCGGCCATGTCGACGGTGGCCACCCGCGCGCCGACCAGGCGAGCCGTCGCGAGCGCGGTGGCGTGCACCTCGACCTTCCAGGTGTCCACGCCGCTGAAGACCAGCACGATCGGGGCGTCCGCGGGCAGGTTCTCGGGGACGTAGAGGTGGGTGGGGACCTGCACGGTTTCTCCGCGGAAGTCCACGTCGATCACGTGGCGCTCGAAGGGCACCTCGAAGTGCGACGAGGCCTCCAGGAAGGTGCGCAGGTGGTTCTCGTATGCCCGGGTGTGCGCCGCGTTGCCGCCCAGGACCGGGAACTTGGCGATCCCGTACAGGTGGCTGGCCTTCAGCAGATCACCGTCCTTCTCGGCCTGCTCGGCGAGGAGGGACCACTCGTGCACCCAGCCCCCGGGGCCCTCGGCCCACAGGTCGCTGATGCGACGGGACATCTCCTCCAGAACAGCGTCCTCGGTACCCCCGAACCGCCACTGGGGCGCGCGCTCCTCGATGAGTTCTGCGGGGTCTACGGCGAAGGTGAACGGCATGGTGCGGCCTCCAGACGGTGAGACGGCGGAGCGGTCATGTGCGCCCCACCTCTAATCATGCACCGTAATGCAATAATGCATCAGTGATGCATTTGCAGAAACGCTCAGTCGCCCGCATCAGGCATCTCGTCGAGTGACACGCGCGCGAATGGCCTTGTTGGGTCGGGGGCGGGACGCCGTGCGTCCTTGCGGGCGTCGGTCTTCCCGTCCCCGCCCGCCGAACCCGCCGTGCGAGTTGGCCCCGCAACGGTGCGCCTGCCGACAAACTCATCCGTCCTGGTGGGGCTGGTGTACGGGCGGTGTCGAGCGCGGGCGCTTGGGCGGGTGCTCTGGGCACCTGGTGAGCGGTCGGGCAGGATGATCTGTCGTGCTGCTTCGACTTGCCTGTCTGCGTGTGACGAACGCGTTCGCGATGCTGCGCCTGCTGCCGATGAGCGACCATGGCAAGGACATCGAGATCCTCGCGCTGCGTCATCAGATCACGGTGCTGGAACGCCAACTCGGCCGGGATCGGGTGCGGTTCGCCCCGAGTGACCGGGCGTTCCTGGCCGCGCTGCTGCACCGGCTCCCGCGCGGTGTGCTGCGCCGGGCACGGCTGCTGGTGCGCCCGGACACCGTGCTGCGCTGGCACCGTGACCTGGTCTCGCGCCGCCACGCGGCCCGTTCCCGGCCGGGGCGTGCGGGTCGGCCGCGTACCGTGCGCTCGATCCGCGTTCTCGTGCTGCGTCCGGCGCGGGAGAATCCCGGGTGGGGCTACCGGCGCATCCACGGCGAGCTGCTCGTTGTGGGCGTGCAGGTGGCCGCCGCCTCCACCGTGTGGGAGATCCTGAAGGAGGCGGGGATCGCCCCGGCACCCGAGCGGGATTCCACCACCTGGACGGACTTTCTGCGCTCCCAGGCCGACGCCGCTGGCGTGTGACTTCTTCGAGACGGTCACCCTGACCGGGGCATGGCTGTACGTGCTCGCGGTGATCAGGCACGCCGGCCGGCGCATCTGCGTCCTGGGCACGACGGCGCACCCGACCGCCTCCTGGGCGGCGCAGGCCGCCAGGAACCTCGTCATGGACCTCGAGGATGCCGGCTGCCGGGCCCGGTTCATGATCCGCGACCGCGATCTGATGGCGCGGAGCCAGGACCTCCACGTTCATGTCCCGATCGCTCATCGGCAGCAGCCGCAACATCGCGAAGACGCTCGCCATGCCCAGGTATGCCAGTCGCAGCAGCATGGCCGGTCATCATGCCTGGGTGATCGCCAGGCGTACCAGCGTGGTCGACGCCGGCGAAGCGGCCGACATCCCGCGAACCGTCGCGCACTGACTCCGAACAGCGCGGATCACGCTATCGGCAAGGGCAGGGTTGCTGGGCCGCGGCGATGGCGGCCTCCATAAGCGCGTCGTACTTCGGGCGCTCGGTCCCTGAGTGGGCGCTGATGTCGTTTTCGACGTACTCGGCGCCGATCTCCCAGACGTTGCCGGCAGCGAAGGCTCGGGGGTCGTCCATCTGTCGGTCGACACCGCACTTCAGGTCGCGGGGGTCCTCGCTGATACGGGCGTACAGAAACGCCACGGTGCGGGCGGGGGCAAGGTTGGCGGTCACATTTGCTGTGTTACCCGGTGAGCTTTGGTGTTCCCGGGCGGCGTGGGCAACACGCGCAAGGACCCGAAGGCGTTCGCCAGCCTGATCCACGATGTCGAGACGAAGATCTTCGACGCCCTCCCGGACGAGACCTGGGTCTACCCGGGGCACGGCAACGACACGACCCTGGGCGCGGAGCGACCGCATCTGCCGGAGTGGCACGCGCGCGGGTGGTGAGGTGGTGAGGACAGGCGTGGAGGGCGCGCGCACCCCGTGTGAACCTTTCACACGCGCCGGAGCCCTGCGCACGCTCCCGGCGTACGTGGTTGCGCAGTCAACTGGAGACAGCCCCGCGCAGGATGACGGCTCCTGCGTGGCACGGGCCGCCGGTCCTTCGATACCCGCCCTCGGCCGGCGGCCCCGGCGTATGCCTCACTCGGGGTGCCGCGATCGTGGAAGGGGGGCGGAGGTAAGTGGCAGGCGCCTGGCTGACGGGACTTACGCCTCGGTCTGCGCCGCGCCGACGAGCGCGGCGACCCGCTCCACGCCGAACACATACCCCTGAACCCCGCAGCCCGCGATGACCCCGTTGGCGCGCAGCGAGACATACGAGTGGTGCCGGAACGACTCGCGCTGGTGGATGTTGGAGATGTGGACCTCCAACACCGGCATGCCGTCACAGGTGTTGAGTGCGTCCAGAATCGCTACCGACGTGTGCGAGTAGGCGCCGGGGTTGATCACGATGCCGCAGTGGTTCAGC
This genomic window from Streptomyces sp. DG2A-72 contains:
- a CDS encoding alpha/beta fold hydrolase, giving the protein MPVLDRGGREHLAGPHTGLETHITDITALVEAEEVHDVVLVAHSYAGAPVTGAADRLGDRVAHVVYVDSCPPPGGAAFVELFPPQERERTAALVGDGRHLPPLPFDPAADPVNLAGLDEAQLARLRRLATPHPYATMTQPLRLSGKPLPPCTLIACSIPPEQVQAMIEEGNPFFAGLADAAVIALPTGHYPMLSEPARLAALLASAVA
- a CDS encoding alpha/beta fold hydrolase, coding for MPFTFAVDPAELIEERAPQWRFGGTEDAVLEEMSRRISDLWAEGPGGWVHEWSLLAEQAEKDGDLLKASHLYGIAKFPVLGGNAAHTRAYENHLRTFLEASSHFEVPFERHVIDVDFRGETVQVPTHLYVPENLPADAPIVLVFSGVDTWKVEVHATALATARLVGARVATVDMAGTGESPVASGPDGELYVGNVLDWLRRRFPEARKVGTVGFSFGGHWTIKLALRRMVDAAVSIGGLIDTAFSPGAAARLRFGMPGIFGNSLRLDAEPSLTELQAAMAAFSLRTQGLLDDWGSDPVPLLYVNGDQDQHVPADDSRPLESRPNTVVRLVPNATHCAMQKAQEIVPWSLQWLRDQLR
- a CDS encoding recombinase family protein; translation: MTANLAPARTVAFLYARISEDPRDLKCGVDRQMDDPRAFAAGNVWEIGAEYVENDISAHSGTERPKYDALMEAAIAAAQQPCPCR
- the aroQ gene encoding type II 3-dehydroquinate dehydratase, with the translated sequence MPRTLANAPIMILNGPNLNLLGQRQPEIYGSDTLADIEAMCAKAAAAHGGTVDFRQSNHEGELVDWIHEARLNHCGIVINPGAYSHTSVAILDALNTCDGMPVLEVHISNIHQRESFRHHSYVSLRANGVIAGCGVQGYVFGVERVAALVGAAQTEA